From Ignavibacteria bacterium, one genomic window encodes:
- the folD gene encoding bifunctional methylenetetrahydrofolate dehydrogenase/methenyltetrahydrofolate cyclohydrolase FolD, with protein MALIIDGNALAAEIRAEVAADVARLTASTGIVPGLNLLLVGEDPASTVYVRNKSKDCEKVGIHSTIVRMPATATEEEVVEQVRQWNNDPAVHGILVQLPIPKHINEHRVIRSIDPAKDVDGFHPENAGRLLIGLEGFIPCTPYGVLEMLKRYNIETSGKHAVVVGRSNIVGKPLAILLAQKRPQGNATVTICHTGTPDIAEHTRRADILISAVGVNGVITADHVKEGAVVIDVGINRITLPDGTTKLTGDVLFDEVAAKASAITPVPGGVGPMTRAMLLRNTVTAAERIGGR; from the coding sequence ATGGCACTGATCATCGACGGTAACGCACTGGCTGCGGAGATACGAGCGGAGGTAGCGGCAGACGTCGCACGTCTGACGGCATCCACGGGGATCGTACCCGGCCTTAACCTTCTTCTCGTTGGTGAGGATCCTGCAAGCACGGTCTATGTGCGAAACAAGTCCAAGGATTGTGAGAAGGTTGGCATTCACTCCACCATCGTTCGTATGCCGGCAACGGCAACCGAGGAAGAAGTAGTGGAGCAGGTTCGTCAGTGGAACAATGACCCTGCCGTACATGGGATCCTGGTTCAGCTGCCCATCCCAAAGCACATCAATGAACATCGTGTGATACGATCGATCGATCCGGCCAAGGATGTGGATGGTTTTCATCCTGAGAATGCCGGCCGACTCCTCATCGGTCTCGAAGGCTTCATTCCGTGTACTCCATATGGGGTCTTGGAAATGCTCAAACGTTATAACATCGAAACATCAGGAAAACACGCCGTAGTTGTTGGACGGAGCAATATCGTTGGTAAGCCCCTTGCCATCCTTCTTGCACAAAAACGTCCGCAAGGCAATGCAACGGTCACGATCTGCCACACCGGCACACCGGATATTGCAGAACATACCCGACGAGCAGATATCCTTATCTCCGCTGTTGGTGTGAATGGTGTGATCACTGCGGATCATGTGAAGGAAGGGGCGGTTGTGATCGACGTAGGGATCAATCGCATCACTCTGCCTGATGGAACAACGAAACTGACGGGAGATGTCCTCTTTGACGAGGTTGCAGCAAAGGCCTCGGCCATCACCCCTGTTCCGGGTGGTGTAGGACCGATGACGCGGGCGATGTTGCTCCGCAATACCGTTACCGCTGCAGAGAGGATAGGGGGCCGATGA
- a CDS encoding RluA family pseudouridine synthase, producing MKRSQLPVLYSDEHLVVVNKPAGLLAIPDRYDANLPSVKSLVREQFESAFTVHRLDKDTSGVMIMALTPEAHKALNEQFEKHIVTKTYLAIVSGIVDRDEIKIDIPIASDTRRKGLMKPSAKGKEAHTIMRVVERFRLATLVECDLITGRQHQIRVHCSAVGHPLLVDQDYGKNKQFLLSTIKRRYNLAKGAEERPVIERLTLHASRVSFDHPVSGERITVTAEPPKDFSAAIQVLRKYAAPYASAFDAEFF from the coding sequence ATGAAACGTTCGCAATTACCGGTACTGTACTCGGACGAACATCTTGTTGTTGTGAATAAGCCCGCCGGTTTGCTTGCCATCCCGGACCGGTACGATGCGAACCTGCCAAGTGTGAAGTCCTTGGTCCGCGAGCAGTTCGAAAGTGCATTCACCGTGCACCGCTTGGATAAGGATACATCCGGCGTGATGATCATGGCGCTCACCCCAGAAGCGCACAAGGCCTTGAACGAACAATTCGAGAAGCACATTGTCACCAAGACCTATCTCGCCATCGTCTCCGGTATCGTAGACCGTGATGAGATAAAGATCGATATCCCGATAGCCTCAGATACTCGACGCAAGGGCCTAATGAAGCCTTCGGCCAAGGGCAAGGAAGCACACACGATCATGCGGGTTGTGGAACGTTTTCGTCTGGCTACGTTGGTCGAGTGCGACCTGATCACCGGACGTCAACACCAGATCCGTGTGCATTGTTCGGCTGTAGGCCATCCACTATTGGTGGATCAGGACTATGGCAAAAACAAGCAGTTTCTGCTCTCCACCATCAAGCGCCGGTACAACCTGGCCAAGGGTGCCGAGGAACGTCCGGTCATTGAACGCCTCACCCTGCACGCAAGCAGAGTGAGCTTTGACCACCCCGTCTCGGGCGAACGGATCACCGTTACCGCCGAGCCCCCAAAGGACTTCTCGGCGGCCATTCAGGTTCTCCGGAAATACGCAGCTCCATATGCATCAGCATTCGATGCTGAGTTCTTCTGA
- a CDS encoding adenylate kinase, producing MIIILFGAPGVGKGTQAVILAEKLGVAHLSTGDAFRAAIKNQTPVGVLAKEYVDAGKLVPDEIVARIVEEAMEGESFALGCILDGFPRTRPQADALDRMLAAKGLNISSVVNINVDDATIIGRLLQRGRADDSESIIRHRLDIYNDETAPLLEFYSDKGLLTSVDGIGEVETVNERILAAIASSGVTAHHVPDTTSDRT from the coding sequence ATGATCATCATACTGTTCGGAGCCCCCGGAGTGGGGAAGGGCACCCAGGCCGTCATCCTCGCCGAAAAGCTTGGAGTGGCCCATCTTAGCACGGGCGACGCATTTCGTGCAGCGATCAAAAATCAGACACCGGTTGGTGTCTTGGCCAAGGAGTATGTGGATGCAGGCAAACTCGTTCCTGACGAGATCGTGGCCCGCATCGTCGAAGAAGCCATGGAAGGCGAATCATTTGCCCTAGGCTGCATCCTCGATGGTTTCCCGCGCACGCGTCCACAAGCAGATGCACTCGATCGTATGCTCGCCGCCAAGGGTCTGAATATCTCATCGGTTGTCAATATCAATGTTGATGATGCTACCATCATCGGCCGACTCCTTCAACGCGGACGCGCCGATGACTCCGAATCCATCATCCGTCACCGACTTGACATCTACAACGATGAGACAGCTCCGCTTCTGGAATTCTATTCAGATAAGGGGCTCCTCACCTCCGTTGATGGCATCGGTGAAGTAGAGACCGTGAACGAGCGGATCCTTGCTGCTATTGCCTCTTCAGGTGTGACAGCACATCACGTGCCTGATACGACGTCTGACCGGACCTGA
- a CDS encoding nitronate monooxygenase, giving the protein MQLPKIIQGGMGVGVSDWRLARAVSTEGELGVVSGTALNSVIVRRLQNGDPGGHIRRALAHFVDPGVASEILASYFVEGGIAPGERFKRSPVPSVTPTRTLQRLNIASGFVEVWLAKEGHDGIVGINFLEKLQTSNLAATYGAMLAGVDYVLMGAGVPREIPGVLDRFSLHENASIKITLSGPSGNADVSTTVSPRESLDVLPTQPLKRPAFLAIISSSTLASHLVKKSTGSVEGFVIEGVLAGGHNAPPRGPMKLNERGEPIYGEKDHADLEEIRELGLPFWLAGSYGSPEKLTEAIERGAAGIQVGTAFAFCEESGVAPHLREAVISRILSQQVVEGSAVFTDPNASPTGFPFKVVQLPGTQSERSVYEDRPRKCDLGYLRQVAVREDGAIVYLCASEPVEDYVRKGGKVEDTVDRKCLCNALLANVGLGQAQEDGYQESPLLTAGDDLVQVGQFLRSGQTSYQARDVLSHLKRQ; this is encoded by the coding sequence ATGCAATTACCCAAAATCATACAAGGCGGGATGGGAGTTGGGGTTTCCGACTGGCGTCTTGCCCGTGCAGTTTCTACCGAAGGCGAGCTAGGAGTAGTATCCGGTACAGCCTTGAATTCCGTCATCGTCCGTAGGCTGCAGAACGGCGACCCAGGAGGGCATATCCGAAGGGCATTGGCCCATTTCGTTGACCCTGGGGTGGCTTCCGAGATCTTGGCAAGCTATTTCGTCGAGGGAGGGATAGCGCCAGGCGAACGGTTCAAGAGGAGTCCAGTGCCCTCGGTTACACCCACTCGCACACTGCAACGGCTCAACATCGCATCCGGTTTTGTAGAGGTTTGGCTTGCGAAGGAGGGTCACGATGGCATTGTTGGCATCAACTTTCTCGAGAAGCTCCAAACGTCGAACCTCGCGGCCACCTACGGAGCGATGCTCGCAGGCGTAGACTATGTTCTGATGGGTGCCGGGGTACCTAGGGAGATCCCGGGAGTGCTCGACAGGTTCTCTCTCCACGAGAATGCCTCGATCAAGATCACGTTGAGTGGGCCATCCGGCAATGCTGATGTGTCAACCACGGTCTCACCGAGAGAGTCCTTGGATGTGCTTCCCACTCAACCATTGAAGCGCCCTGCCTTCCTTGCCATCATTTCCTCAAGTACCCTTGCGTCGCACCTCGTGAAAAAGTCGACCGGGTCCGTGGAAGGTTTTGTGATCGAAGGTGTACTTGCAGGCGGACACAACGCCCCTCCTCGCGGCCCAATGAAGCTCAATGAGCGTGGTGAACCGATCTATGGTGAGAAGGATCACGCAGACCTTGAAGAGATACGGGAACTAGGACTCCCGTTCTGGTTGGCCGGCTCCTATGGATCTCCGGAGAAGCTAACAGAGGCCATCGAGCGTGGAGCAGCCGGAATTCAAGTCGGCACTGCCTTTGCCTTCTGTGAAGAATCCGGTGTGGCACCGCACCTTCGCGAGGCGGTGATATCGCGCATCTTGAGCCAACAGGTCGTTGAGGGCTCTGCGGTCTTCACGGATCCGAACGCTTCGCCTACGGGCTTCCCGTTCAAGGTGGTTCAGTTACCGGGCACGCAGTCTGAGCGGTCTGTGTATGAGGACCGACCTCGCAAATGTGACCTAGGATATCTCCGACAAGTTGCCGTCCGCGAGGATGGAGCCATCGTCTACCTGTGTGCATCTGAGCCCGTAGAGGACTACGTGCGCAAGGGCGGCAAGGTTGAGGATACGGTAGACCGAAAGTGCCTGTGCAATGCACTTCTGGCCAATGTTGGATTAGGGCAGGCGCAAGAAGACGGCTATCAAGAGTCGCCTCTGCTTACTGCAGGAGATGACCTCGTACAGGTAGGTCAGTTTCTCAGGTCCGGTCAGACGTCGTATCAGGCACGTGATGTGCTGTCACACCTGAAGAGGCAATAG
- a CDS encoding porin family protein yields MKIDYVSTLRSLCYIDLRFGVRLLLALCTSVLLTQGILIAQSQQGDVVGSLSGGVVKYQGELSDDSFGPGAFFSLRYAAMDRLWIEARFGLGEYRWKITDAKLARYPDYFGANAQIGDLYPASITTIEPENESRVTLGDLSVSYVLVDGIPASPFITAGVGVVNFAPSTSESHTQLPNSAAGNYPHTVASIILGGGVQIPVSERVGILLRGEHRFVFSSYLDDISFNGSNDALSTFSIGLTYRFNEPEAQEADPSYDNECEYCENCGDNCDECCDEVSDCDQRCLRECSKNCCCCCAHCCCCCCGKAATPAVEAPAPAPATVPSPGPGPVSAPVSGPVPEPMDVPCPAGQHRECYGPPGYGICVDDDPPKGPEPILWELARPLDDGSLLREVDGKWYRKQILPDGTVRVTKGLLPFEASECKECKEKQRRENQR; encoded by the coding sequence ATGAAAATTGATTACGTTTCCACACTTCGGTCTCTTTGTTACATTGACCTACGGTTTGGTGTGCGCCTTCTATTGGCCCTCTGTACATCGGTCCTGCTGACGCAGGGAATCCTCATTGCCCAGTCTCAACAGGGTGATGTGGTAGGGTCATTATCCGGAGGCGTAGTCAAGTACCAAGGTGAACTCTCCGATGACTCCTTCGGTCCGGGAGCGTTCTTTTCGCTCAGATATGCTGCCATGGATCGACTCTGGATCGAAGCCCGGTTCGGACTTGGCGAGTACCGCTGGAAGATCACTGACGCCAAGCTAGCTCGGTACCCTGACTACTTCGGAGCCAATGCGCAGATAGGTGACCTCTACCCTGCGTCCATCACCACGATCGAACCAGAAAACGAAAGTCGCGTAACACTTGGGGATCTCTCCGTGAGTTACGTGCTTGTTGACGGGATCCCGGCAAGCCCCTTCATCACTGCGGGGGTTGGTGTTGTCAACTTTGCACCGTCAACAAGTGAATCGCACACGCAATTGCCGAACTCAGCCGCTGGGAACTACCCCCACACGGTAGCCAGTATCATCCTCGGCGGGGGAGTCCAGATCCCGGTCTCGGAGCGAGTTGGCATCCTTTTGCGCGGAGAACACAGGTTTGTGTTTTCTTCCTATCTCGACGACATTTCGTTCAACGGAAGTAATGATGCGCTAAGCACTTTCTCCATTGGCCTAACCTATCGCTTTAATGAACCTGAAGCACAGGAAGCTGATCCGAGCTATGACAACGAATGCGAGTATTGTGAAAATTGTGGGGATAATTGCGATGAGTGCTGCGACGAGGTATCTGATTGCGATCAAAGGTGCTTAAGAGAATGTTCTAAGAACTGCTGTTGCTGTTGTGCACACTGTTGCTGCTGTTGCTGTGGAAAAGCAGCGACTCCTGCAGTAGAGGCGCCTGCGCCCGCACCCGCTACCGTTCCATCGCCTGGTCCGGGGCCTGTTTCAGCTCCAGTTTCAGGTCCGGTACCGGAGCCGATGGATGTGCCGTGTCCGGCCGGACAGCATCGGGAGTGTTATGGTCCACCGGGGTATGGTATATGTGTGGATGACGACCCGCCGAAGGGTCCGGAGCCGATCCTTTGGGAACTGGCTCGCCCCCTTGATGATGGAAGTCTTTTGCGTGAGGTTGACGGAAAATGGTACCGCAAGCAGATCCTGCCTGACGGAACAGTTCGAGTAACAAAGGGGCTCCTGCCGTTTGAGGCATCGGAGTGTAAAGAATGCAAAGAGAAACAACGCCGGGAGAATCAACGATGA
- a CDS encoding OmpA family protein has translation MTTFLKHLFLSAGVIVVLSCPVSAQSRQGDVVGTISGGIYKYHGELSDDYFGPSGAISLQFAAMDRLWVEARLGIGEYRWKITEAKMARFPQYFGQGAVIGDKYPGSLTTIEAENESRVTTADFLVSYVLVDNIPAVPFLTAGIGLVNFAPSNSGEHSALPNNEAGIYPKTVASIPLGGGLRIPFSRSVGLLLRGEYRFVFSEYLDDLTEAGANDALTNISIGLTYRFNNPEPKAKRQKHACPVCGCGTPGDCCCQAPIPAPVPAPVPAPVPAPVPAPVPAPAPAPVPAPVPAPAPAPEPAPEPAVAPTPAPAPAKKRTSFAKDIRFKVNTDEFDFDQPETAKNLNELLTYMQESCEELQVMVEGHASADGPAQRNKDLSDLRAQKVRQWLLEQGVPPNKVRGAVGYGSAMPRVKEPTPAQSKKMSKDQLEAIRRQNRRIEVAVLRECSV, from the coding sequence ATGACAACGTTCCTCAAACACCTTTTCCTCAGCGCCGGCGTTATCGTGGTCTTGTCGTGCCCAGTGTCTGCTCAGTCACGTCAGGGCGACGTGGTAGGGACGATCAGCGGGGGGATCTACAAGTATCACGGCGAACTATCAGACGACTACTTTGGTCCGTCAGGGGCGATATCTCTCCAGTTCGCTGCAATGGACCGCCTATGGGTCGAAGCTCGGTTGGGGATCGGTGAGTACCGATGGAAGATCACGGAAGCCAAAATGGCCCGCTTCCCCCAATATTTTGGTCAAGGGGCTGTTATCGGCGATAAATACCCGGGCTCACTCACGACCATTGAAGCTGAGAACGAGAGCCGCGTGACTACGGCCGACTTCCTCGTCAGCTACGTACTCGTGGACAACATCCCCGCTGTGCCGTTTCTGACCGCCGGCATAGGTCTTGTGAACTTTGCCCCATCAAACAGCGGTGAACATTCTGCTCTACCCAACAACGAGGCAGGGATCTATCCAAAGACCGTTGCGTCCATACCTCTCGGTGGAGGACTCAGGATCCCATTCTCCAGAAGCGTTGGACTTCTCCTCCGTGGCGAGTATCGTTTTGTGTTCTCTGAGTATCTGGACGATCTGACAGAAGCTGGTGCGAATGATGCACTAACGAATATCTCGATCGGTCTCACATATCGGTTCAACAACCCAGAACCGAAGGCAAAACGTCAAAAACATGCCTGCCCTGTCTGCGGATGCGGAACACCGGGCGATTGTTGTTGCCAAGCTCCCATTCCGGCGCCTGTGCCAGCGCCCGTTCCGGCGCCTGTGCCAGCGCCAGTTCCAGCGCCTGTGCCAGCACCCGCTCCGGCGCCTGTTCCAGCACCTGTACCAGCGCCCGCTCCGGCGCCAGAGCCTGCACCAGAACCAGCGGTAGCGCCGACGCCAGCTCCAGCCCCGGCAAAGAAGCGGACGTCGTTTGCAAAGGACATTCGATTCAAGGTGAATACGGACGAGTTCGATTTTGACCAACCCGAAACAGCAAAGAACCTGAACGAGCTCTTAACATATATGCAGGAGTCGTGTGAGGAGTTGCAGGTGATGGTTGAAGGACACGCCTCAGCCGATGGTCCGGCCCAGCGAAACAAGGACCTATCAGATCTGCGAGCGCAGAAGGTTCGTCAGTGGCTTTTGGAGCAGGGTGTACCGCCAAACAAGGTTCGCGGAGCCGTTGGATACGGATCTGCTATGCCGCGTGTTAAGGAGCCAACACCGGCTCAATCCAAGAAGATGAGCAAGGATCAGCTCGAAGCAATACGTCGTCAAAATCGTAGAATCGAGGTAGCCGTCTTGCGGGAGTGCTCTGTGTAA
- a CDS encoding septal ring lytic transglycosylase RlpA family protein → MSISFILQAHDAPVGTETLMAAPAPVAETVTAEPVSYEMSDAIDGLASWYGGQFHGRRTASGARFDMHEYTAAHRTLPFGTVLRVENPKTGKAILVEVTDRGPFIRKRVIDLSYGAARDLGVSVSPVEIDALTKTAVSEFYEENDSTFLVFSPDLKPLVVRTSKLDTLAASTTLTNVMKNRSENEYVIIRPGTKGLTYTRACMAGE, encoded by the coding sequence ATGTCCATCAGCTTCATACTGCAGGCTCATGATGCGCCTGTTGGTACCGAGACTCTCATGGCCGCTCCGGCCCCAGTAGCTGAGACAGTGACAGCCGAGCCAGTTTCGTACGAGATGTCAGACGCTATAGATGGACTGGCCTCGTGGTATGGCGGACAGTTCCATGGCCGCCGAACAGCGAGCGGAGCCCGCTTCGACATGCACGAGTACACGGCAGCCCACCGCACACTCCCGTTCGGCACCGTCCTGCGAGTAGAGAACCCTAAGACCGGCAAGGCTATCCTTGTTGAGGTCACCGACCGCGGCCCGTTTATTCGTAAGCGTGTAATCGACCTCTCCTATGGCGCTGCCCGCGATCTCGGCGTATCCGTATCTCCCGTAGAGATCGACGCTCTCACCAAGACCGCCGTCTCGGAATTCTACGAAGAGAATGACAGCACGTTCCTCGTCTTCTCTCCGGATCTCAAGCCACTCGTGGTCAGAACCTCGAAGCTCGATACCCTGGCTGCATCCACAACGCTTACAAATGTTATGAAGAACCGGTCCGAGAACGAATATGTGATCATTCGTCCGGGCACCAAGGGGCTTACGTATACACGCGCCTGTATGGCGGGGGAATAG